One genomic window of Papilio machaon chromosome 17, ilPapMach1.1, whole genome shotgun sequence includes the following:
- the LOC106716117 gene encoding uncharacterized protein LOC106716117 isoform X6, which translates to MKAIIYVLLGHCFLLTCLAELSEEKKVQFVTSFVDYLNNLPNHAFIYDDGVLLNAQKTDENNYKIEIKLKVTSIHNLEAYSYHTCSVSLEDTGGSDIHIKDDYNCEPPPPSTTTEFNVDSIVSQEKSTTTEDGIEHLPVQLDNEVQTNTAATSGEQFIAIPREKPAAPCIGCSTFVNPGAAGVEELALLGIRHLNRHDPDVKHELNSVVEVERQVQIVNGVRYILTLKVDYNNCTIDVAESCTVVKPCKISILEKPWVRLYDGSKYRGILANNCTEEWIFSDNGEVINDENKGKDIVKVPKDDLDNEGGAHKPIPDFDKIANTGSVDDILKAIHNSDVQAQPLTERTLSEGEVKKLEEQVIPYNQFSDISTLHEDEITAKPDSENFNSHSINKIESRKKYIPNSNSFTFDSEEKKINSLNSDKKKAIDDLLNFFASVDSHSNQQTERRKRNLNFVGGKLQKNINDPMYKTLAEESLAKYLQISNEDEEYEVLKVEDVSVQVVSGQLTTITFQIVKKNAHSSSPQKCTAHVWEKPWIQFKDIKVTCQYNQLNDTRRRRQIPGGALEQNPNDPKYLELANESMQKYLQTTGNSRPHKVVEVEKVKTQVVSGTLTEIHFKIMPVQSTGDVISCLSKVWEQSWLNKKDIDVKCQIGDGKWRSKRQAFGGQTERNPNDPKYLELANESMQKYLQTTGNSQPHKVVEVEKVTTQLVSGTLTEIHFKIMPVQSTGDVISCLSKVWEQSWLNKKDIDVKCQIGDGKWRSKRQAFGGQTERNPNHPKYLELANESMQKYLQTTGNSQPHKVVEVEKVTTQLVSGTLTEIHFKIMPVQSTGDVISCLSKVWEQSWLNKKDIDVKCQIGDGKWRSKRQAFGGQTERNPNDPKYLELANESMQKYLQTTGNSQPHKVVEVEKVTTQLVSGTLTEIHFKIMPVQSTGDVISCLSKVWEQSWLNKKDIDVKCQIGDGKWRSKRQAFGGQTERNPNDPKYLELANESMQKYLQTTGNSQPHKVVEVEKVTTQLVSGTLTEIHFKIMPVQSTGDVISCLSKVWEQSWLNKKDIDVKCQIGDGKWRSKRQVIAGGITEKNPNDPKYLELANESMQKYLQTTGNSRPHKVVEVERVTTQVVAGFMTRIYFKILPMQGTGDVISCLSKVWERSRQEKDIDVKCQIGDGKWRSKRQAFGGQTERNPNDPKYLELANESMQKYLQTTGNSQPHKVVEVEKVTTQLVSGTLTEIHFKIMPVQSTGDVISCLSKVWEQSWLNKKDIDVKCQIGDGKWRSKRQAFGGQTERNPNDPKYLELANESMQKYLQTTGNSQPHKVVEVEKVTTQLVSGTLTEIHFKIMPVQSTGDVISCLSKVWEQSWLNKKDIDVKCQIGDGKWRSKRQVIAGGITEKNPNDPKYLELANESMQKYLQTTGNSRPHKVVEVERVTTQVVAGFMTRIYFKILPMQGTGDVISCLSKVWERSRQEKDIDVKCQIGDGKWRSKRQAFGGQTERNPNDPKYLELANESMQKYLQTTGNSQPHKVVEVEKVTTQLVSGTLTEIHFKIMPVQSTGDVISCLSKVWEQSWLNKKDIDVKCQIGDGKWRSKRHAFGGQTERNPNDPKYLELANESMQKYLQTTGNSQPHKVVEVEKVTTQLVSGTLTEIHFKIMPVQSTGDVISCLSKVWEQSWLNKKDIDVKCQIGDGKWRSKRQVIAGGITEKNPNDPKYLELANESMQKYLQTTGNSRPHKVVEVERVTTQVVAGFMTRIYFKILPMQGTGDVISCLSKVWERSRQEKDIDVKCQIGDGKWRSKRQAFGGQTERNPNDPKYLELANESMQKYLQTTGNSQPHKVVEVEKVTTQLVSGTLTEIHFKIMPVQSTGDVISCLSKVWEQSWLNRKDIDVKCQIGDGKWRSKRQVIAGGITEKNPNDPKYLELANESMQKYLQTTGNSRPHKVVEVERVTTQVVAGFMTRIYFKILPMQGTGDVISCLSKVWERSRQEKDIDVNCQVGDGKWRLKRQVIAGGITEKNPNGSQYLDLAGKNQLNHNKKKHSGLGTKKSDRIIVEKLVRESLEKLEKSSAHKHKQRVYQIINYSSKKPSEPTSIYFDVGYTTCLKFEIVNDITQCKFLNDTPLRHCVSQVWERPWLKDGKDIEVNCEERSIEEMNSENAMLLAASALKHIEAKYSHPRRQKVVKLISFGKQLIAGVHYRMTIEVGPTNCLALSSKQKCTLVDNMGPNKICHVNVWPRPSVDRLLNIRVVCDHKTGSNFTLRNQEARVLFNDFLDTYKPAYASNETEKLRRFEIFRNNVKMIHALNIGDAGTARYGVTKFADLTHEEFKTQFLGLKPSLRNQNQIPMTKAVIPEVNLPGAFDWRQRGAVTPVKDQGSCGSCWAFSVTGNVEGQWQLKTGNLLSLSEQELVDCDKLDDGCNGGYMDNAYRAIEQMGGLELEDDYPYAGKAHDRCSYNKTLSRVTISGAVNISNNETDMAKWLVKNGPISIGINANAMQFYMGGVSHPWRMLCSPDNLDHGVLIVGYGVSDYPLFHKRLPYWIVKNSWGPSWGERGYYRVYRGDGTCGVNMMASSAVV; encoded by the exons ATGAAGGCAATTATTTACGTTTTATTAGGCCACTGCTTTCTTCTAACTTGTTTGGCAGAGTTGAGTGAGGAGAAAAAAGTACAATTTGTAACAAGTTTCgttgattatttaaacaatttacctAATCATGCCTTCATATATGATGACGGTGTCCTATTGAACGCGCAAAAAACT GATGAAAACAACTACaagattgaaataaaacttaaagttaCTAGTATTCATAATCTTGAAGCATACTCTTATCATACATGTTCTGTCTCTTTGGAAGACACCGGAGGTAGTGATATCCACATAAAAGATGATTACAATTGCGAACCACCACCACCTTCAACTACTACGGAGTTTAATGTGGATAGCATAGTGTCTCAAGAAAAAAGCACAACAACAGAAGATGGTATAGAACACCTGCCCGTGCAACTTGATAATGAAGTGCAAACTAATACTGCG GCCACCTCTGGAGAACAGTTCATCGCAATACCAAGGGAGAAGCCTGCTGCACCATGTATCGGATGTTCCACCTTCGTGAATCCCGGAGCTGCGGGCGTCGAGGAGTTGGCTTTGCTGGGTATCCGGCACCTCAACAGGCACGACCCCGATGTCAAGCATGAGTTGAATTCAGTCGTTGAAGTGGAAAGGCAGGTTCAG ATTGTAAACGGTGTAAGATACATTCTAACGCTAAAAGTTGATTATAACAATTGTACTATCGATGTGGCAGAAAGTTGTACAGTTGTAAAACCTTgcaaaataagtattttagaaAAGCCGTGGGTCAGGTTATACGATGGTTCAAAATATAGAGGGATTTTAGCTAATAATTGTACAGAAGAATGGATATTTAGCGACAACGGTGAAGTTATAAACGACGAAAATAAAGGCAAAGATATTGTAAAAGTACCAAAAGATGATCTAGATAACGAAGGTGGCGCACATAAACCTATTCCtgattttgacaaaattgcGAACACAGGCTCGGTAGATGATATACTTAAAGCTATACATAATTCCGACGTACAAGCTCAACCGTTAACAGAGAGAACCTTATCGGAGGGAGAAGTGAAAAAGTTAGAAGAACAAGTTATACCTTACAATCAGTTTTCGGATATATCAACGTTACATGAAGATGAAATAACCGCAAAACCTGATTCAGAAAACTTTAATTCCCACTCgatcaataaaattgaatccagaaaaaaatatataccaaaTTCTAATTCTTTTACGTTTGATAGcgaagagaaaaaaattaattccttAAACAGTGATAAGAAAAAAGCTATCGatgatttacttaatttttttgcatCTGTTGATTCACATTCAAATCAACAAACAGAGAGAAGAAAaaggaatttaaattttgttggtggaaagctacaaaaaaacattaatgatCCAATGTACAAAACATTAGCAGAAGAATCAttagcaaaatatttacaaatatcaaATGAAGACGAAGAATATGAAGTATTAAAAGTTGAAGATGTTAGTGTCCAAGTTGTGTCTGGACAACTTACTacaataacatttcaaatagtaaaaaagaATGCACATTCTTCATCTCCACAGAAATGTACTGCACATGTTTGGGAAAAGCCTTGGAtacaatttaaagatataaaagtaaCCTGTCAATATAATCAATTGAATGATACGAGACGTAGAAGACAAATACCAGGTGGTGCGTTAGAGCAAAATCCGAATGATCCCAAATATTTGGAATTAGCTAACGAATCTatgcaaaagtatttacaAACTACGGGCAATTCAAGGCCCCACAAAGTGGTCGAAGTTGAAAAGGTTAAGACTCAAGTTGTGTCTGGTACGTTGACGGAAATTCATTTTAAGATTATGCCAGTGCAAAGCACGGGTGATGTCATAAGCTGTCTTTCCAAGGTGTGGGAACAAAGCTGGCTTAACAAAAAAGATATAGACGTCAAATGCCAAATTGGTGATGGTAAATGGCGATCGAAGAGGCAAGCTTTCGGTGGACAGACCGAGCGAAATCCGAATGACCCCAAATATTTGGAATTAGCTAACGAATCTatgcaaaagtatttacaAACTACGGGCAATTCACAGCCCCACAAAGTCGTCGAAGTTGAAAAAGTTACGACACAACTTGTTTCTGGTACGTTGACGGAAATTCATTTTAAGATTATGCCAGTGCAAAGCACGGGTGACGTCATAAGCTGTCTTTCCAAGGTGTGGGAACAAAGCTGGCTTAACAAAAAAGATATAGACGTCAAATGCCAAATTGGCGATG GTAAATGGCGATCGAAGAGGCAAGCTTTCGGTGGACAGACCGAGCGAAATCCGAATCACCCCAAATATTTGGAATTAGCTAACGAATCTatgcaaaagtatttacaAACTACGGGCAATTCACAGCCCCACAAAGTCGTCGAAGTTGAAAAAGTTACGACACAACTCGTTTCTGGTACGTTGACGGAAATTCATTTTAAGATTATGCCAGTGCAAAGCACGGGTGACGTCATAAGCTGTCTTTCCAAGGTGTGGGAACAAAGCTGGCTTAACAAAAAAGATATAGACGTCAAATGCCAAATTGGCGATGGTAAATGGCGATCGAAGAGGCAAGCTTTCGGTGGACAGACCGAGCGAAATCCGAATGACCCCAAATATTTGGAATTAGCTAACGAATCTatgcaaaagtatttacaAACTACGGGCAATTCACAGCCCCACAAAGTCGTCGAAGTTGAAAAAGTTACGACACAACTTGTTTCTGGTACGTTGACGGAAATTCATTTTAAGATTATGCCAGTGCAAAGCACGGGTGACGTCATAAGCTGTCTTTCCAAGGTGTGGGAACAAAGCTGGCTTAACAAAAAAGATATAGACGTCAAATGCCAAATTGGCGATGGTAAATGGCGATCGAAGAGGCAAGCTTTCGGTGGACAGACCGAGCGAAATCCGAATGACCCCAAATATTTGGAATTAGCTAACGAATCTatgcaaaagtatttacaAACTACGGGCAATTCACAGCCCCACAAAGTCGTCGAAGTTGAAAAAGTTACGACACAACTTGTTTCTGGTACGTTGACGGAAATTCATTTTAAGATTATGCCAGTGCAAAGCACGGGTGATGTCATAAGCTGTCTTTCCAAGGTGTGGGAACAAAGCTGGCTTAACAAAAAAGATATAGACGTCAAATGCCAAATTGGCGATGGTAAATGGAGGTCAAAGCGGCAAGTAATTGCGGGCGgaataactgaaaaaaatcCAAATGACCCCAAATATTTGGAATTAGCTAACGAATCTATGcagaaatatttgcaaactACGGGCAATTCACGGCCCCACAAAGTCGTCGAAGTTGAGAGAGTTACTACTCAAGTTGTTGCTGGTTTTATGACGagaatctattttaaaattttgccaATGCAAGGCACAGGCGACGTCATAAGCTGTCTATCCAAGGTATGGGAACGAAGTCGACAGGAAAAAGACATAGACGTCAAATGCCAAATTGGTGATGGTAAATGGCGATCGAAGAGGCAAGCTTTCGGTGGACAGACCGAGCGAAATCCGAATGACCCCAAATATTTGGAATTAGCTAACGAATCTatgcaaaagtatttacaAACTACGGGCAATTCACAGCCCCACAAAGTCGTCGAAGTTGAAAAAGTTACGACACAACTCGTTTCTGGTACGTTGACGGAAATTCATTTTAAGATTATGCCAGTGCAAAGCACGGGTGACGTCATAAGCTGTCTTTCCAAGGTGTGGGAACAAAGCTGGCTTAACAAAAAAGATATAGACGTCAAATGCCAAATTGGCGATGGTAAATGGCGATCGAAGAGGCAAGCTTTCGGTGGACAGACCGAGCGAAATCCGAATGACCCCAAATATTTGGAATTAGCTAACGAATCTatgcaaaagtatttacaAACTACGGGCAATTCACAGCCCCACAAAGTCGTCGAAGTTGAAAAAGTTACGACACAACTTGTTTCTGGTACGTTGACGGAAATTCATTTTAAGATTATGCCAGTGCAAAGCACGGGTGACGTCATAAGCTGTCTTTCCAAGGTGTGGGAACAAAGCTGGCTTAACAAAAAAGATATAGACGTCAAATGCCAAATTGGCGATGGTAAATGGAGGTCAAAGCGGCAAGTAATTGCGGGCGgaataactgaaaaaaatcCAAATGACCCCAAATATTTGGAATTAGCTAACGAGTCTATGcagaaatatttgcaaactACGGGAAATTCACGGCCCCACAAAGTCGTCGAAGTTGAGAGAGTTACTACTCAAGTTGTTGCTGGTTTTATGACGagaatctattttaaaattttgccaATGCAAGGCACAGGCGACGTCATAAGCTGTCTATCCAAGGTATGGGAACGAAGTCGACAGGAAAAAGACATAGACGTCAAATGCCAAATTGGTGATGGTAAATGGCGATCGAAGAGGCAAGCTTTCGGTGGACAGACCGAGCGAAATCCGAATGACCCCAAATATTTGGAATTAGCTAACGAATCTatgcaaaagtatttacaAACTACGGGCAATTCACAGCCCCACAAAGTCGTCGAAGTTGAAAAAGTTACGACACAACTCGTTTCTGGTACGTTGACGGAAATTCATTTTAAGATTATGCCAGTGCAAAGCACAGGTGATGTCATAAGCTGTCTTTCCAAGGTGTGGGAACAAAGCTGGCTTAACAAAAAAGATATAGACGTCAAATGCCAAATTGGTGATGGTAAATGGCGATCGAAGAGGCATGCTTTCGGTGGACAGACCGAGCGAAATCCGAATGACCCCAAATATTTGGAATTAGCTAACGAATCTatgcaaaagtatttacaAACTACGGGCAATTCACAGCCCCACAAAGTCGTCGAAGTTGAAAAAGTTACGACACAACTTGTTTCTGGTACGTTAACGGAAATTCATTTTAAGATTATGCCAGTGCAAAGCACGGGTGACGTCATAAGCTGTCTTTCCAAGGTGTGGGAACAAAGCTGGCTTAACAAAAAAGATATAGACGTCAAATGCCAAATTGGCGATGGTAAATGGAGGTCAAAGAGGCAAGTAATTGCGGGCGgaataactgaaaaaaatcCAAATGACCCCAAATATTTGGAATTAGCTAACGAATCTATGcagaaatatttgcaaactACGGGCAATTCACGGCCCCACAAAGTCGTCGAAGTTGAGAGAGTTACTACTCAAGTTGTTGCTGGTTTTATGACGagaatctattttaaaattttgccaATGCAAGGCACAGGCGACGTCATAAGCTGTCTATCCAAGGTATGGGAACGAAGTCGACAGGAAAAAGACATAGACGTCAAATGCCAAATTGGTGATGGTAAATGGCGATCGAAGAGGCAAGCTTTCGGTGGACAGACCGAGCGAAATCCGAATGACCCCAAATATTTGGAATTAGCTAACGAATCTatgcaaaagtatttacaAACTACGGGCAATTCACAGCCCCACAAAGTCGTCGAAGTTGAAAAAGTTACGACACAACTTGTTTCTGGTACGTTGACGGAAATTCATTTTAAGATTATGCCAGTGCAAAGCACGGGTGATGTCATAAGCTGTCTTTCCAAGGTGTGGGAACAAAGCTGGCTTAACAGAAAAGATATAGACGTCAAATGCCAAATTGGCGACGGTAAATGGAGGTCAAAGCGGCAAGTAATTGCGGGCGgaataactgaaaaaaatcCGAATGACCCCAAATATTTGGAATTAGCTAACGAATCTATGcagaaatatttgcaaactACGGGCAATTCACGGCCCCACAAAGTCGTCGAAGTTGAGAGAGTTACTACTCAAGTTGTTGCTGGTTTTATGACGagaatctattttaaaattttgccaATGCAAGGCACAGGCGACGTCATAAGCTGTCTATCTAAGGTATGGGAACGAAGTCGACAGGAAAAAGACATAGACGTCAATTGCCAAGTTGGCGATGGTAAATGGAGGTTAAAGCGGCAAGTAATTGCGGGCGgaataactgaaaaaaatcCGAATGGCTCTCAATATTTAGATCTGGCAGGGAAAAATCAATTAAAccataataaaaagaaacattctGGGTTGGGTACTAAAAAGTCTGATAGAATAATAGTGGAAAAACTGGTACGTGAGTCTTTAGAGAAGCTTGAAAAGTCATCTGCTCATAAGCATAAACAAAGggtatatcaaataataaactattcTAGTAAAAAACCATCTGAGCCGACGTCAATTTATTTCGACGTGGGTTACACGACATGCTTGAAATTCGAAATAGTAAATGATATAACACAgtgtaagtttttaaatgatacACCATTACGACATTGTGTATCACAAGTTTGGGAAAGACCATGGTTAAAAGATGGCAAAGATATTGAGGTGAATTGTGAAGAGCGATCAATAGAAGAAATGAATTCTGAAAACGCAATGCTATTAGCTGCTTCTGCGTTAAAACACATCGAAGCCAAGTACTCCCACCCACGACGACAAAAAGTTGTGAAGCTAATCTCGTTTGGAAAACAACTAATCGCGGGTGTCCATTATAGAATGACAATTGAAGTGGGTCCTACAAATTGTTTGGCCCTAAGTTCTAAGCAAAAGTGTACGCTGGTCGATAATATGGGACCGAATAAGATTTGTCATGTGAATGTATGGCCTCGACCGTCTGTTGACCGGTTATTAAATATCCGTGTTGTTTGCGACCATAAAACAGGTAGCAACTTTACACTTCGAAATCAAGAGGCCCGCGTTCTTTTTAATGACTTTCTTGATACCTACAAACCGGCGTATGCGAGCAATGAGACTGAAAAGTTGAGgagatttgaaatatttagaaaCAACGTAAAAATGATCCATGCATTGAACATAGGGGATGCAGGTACGGCTAGGTATGGTGTTACTAAATTCGCTGACTTAACCCACGAAGAATTCAAGACACAATTTTTGGGTTTGAAGCCGAGTCTACGTAATCAGAATCAGATACCGATGACGAAAGCGGTTATACCAGAAGTGAATTTGCCCGGTGCGTTTGACTGGCGGCAGCGCGGTGCCGTTACCCCTGTCAAGGATCAGGGCAGCTGTGGAAGCTGCTGGGCTTTCAGTGTTACAG GTAACGTTGAGGGACAGTGGCAGTTAAAGACTGGCAACCTGCTATCACTAAGCGAACAAGAGCTAGTAGATTGCGATAAATTGGATGATGGTTGCAACGGTGGTTACATGGACAATGCTTACAG AGCTATTGAGCAAATGGGTGGGCTTGAGTTGGAAGACGACTATCCTTACGCAGGCAAAGCTCACGATAGGTGCAGTTACAACAAGACGTTGTCTCGAGTGACCATCAGCGGCGCGGTCAACATCAGCAACAACGAGACAGACATGGCCAAGTGGTTGGTCAAAAATGGACCCATATCTATTG GTATAAACGCGAACGCGATGCAGTTCTACATGGGCGGGGTGTCTCACCCTTGGCGCATGCTGTGCAGCCCCGACAACCTCGACCACGGCGTACTCATCGTCGGCTATGGAGTCTCTG